Proteins from one Coregonus clupeaformis isolate EN_2021a chromosome 29, ASM2061545v1, whole genome shotgun sequence genomic window:
- the LOC123482186 gene encoding interphotoreceptor matrix proteoglycan 1-like: protein MEQPTTKLITLFPPEKDAEETLPTVEPEEDEGPTTTEAALDEQPDRENLMITTTAYQDVEPASIKTFTTATQSQTMPSSEDDIIQAEPEEVPSASIPAIAPGPSEGGDTVREQEPLETAVDISTDDSDMQEDVEKVEKDGTEAADMLDEFGSGLEGPFESTAAPGLRHMSTPLMATTEKAKEMVVFFSLRVTNIMFSEDLFNKSSPEYMSLENTFLELSCEHEDNSQCSLRVVNMRITPVFSESCEHEENQCPLRVVNMRITPVFSKSCEHEDNPQCSLKSCEHEDNPVFSKSCEHEDNPSVL, encoded by the exons ATGGAACAGCCTACCACCAAACTGATTACTCTCTTTCCTCCTGAGAAAGATGCTGAGGAAACTCTCCCAACTGTTGAACCTGAGGAAGATGAAG GACCCACAACTACTGAGGCGGCTTTAGACGAGCAACCGGACAGAGAAAATCTAATGATCACCACTACAGCATATCAAGATGTAGAACCTGCATCCATCAAAACATTTACCACTGCTACACAATCACAAACCATGCCTTCATCTGAGGATGACATCATCCAAGCAGAGCCAGAGGAAGTACCCTCAGCATCTATTCCCGCTATAGCCCCTGGACCTTCAGAAGGAGGGGACACCGTCCGAGAACAGGAACCACTTGAGACGGCCGTGGATATCTCTACTGATGACTCGGACATGCAGGAGGATGTAGAAAAGGTAGAAAAGGACGGTACAGAAGCCGCTGATATGCTGGACGAGTTTGGCAGTGGATTGGAAGGTCCATTTGAGTCCACTGCAGCCCCCGGACTCAGACACATGAGCACCCCTTTAATGGCCACTACTGAAAAGGCCAAAGAGATGGTGGTGTTCTTTAGTTTGCGAGTCACTAACATTATGTTTTCCGAGGACCTGTTCAACAAGAGCTCTCCTGAGTACATGTCATTGGAGAATACCTTTCTTGAGCTG AGTTGTGAACATGAGGATAACTCCCAGTGTTCTCTAAGAGTTGTGAACATGAGAATAACCCCAGTGTTCTCTGAGAGTTGTGAACATGAGGAGAACCAGTGTCCTCTGAGAGTTGTGAACATGAGGATAACCCCAGTGTTCTCTAAGAGTTGTGAACATGAGGATAACCCGCAGTGTTCTCTAAAGAGTTGTGAACATGAGGATAACCCAGTGTTCTCTAAGAGTTGTGAACATGAGGATAACCCCAGTGTTCTCTAA